The genomic stretch CCCGACACGATCATCACAATCCGCCCGGCTGAGCCTCGCCGCCAATCATCCGGGGTCCCGAAAAAATCACCTCGACTGATGCAATCTGATGGGACCGTTGATGGCGCCGCGTCGGGCGCCAACTACATCTGCAGATGGAGGCTTGCCATACGTCGAAAAAGGGAATGCTCTGAGGCATCCGAGCGGCGCTGGCAAAGACGCAAATCCGGCCGAAGCCGGAACAGGGACGGATCATCTTCAACCGGGAGGAAATCAAATGCTGAAAAGACTGAGACTTGTGCTCTACGGCCTGCTGGTCGCGCTGACGGTCATTCCGGCAGCCGCGCAGGCCAAGACCTTCTACTGGATTTCGCATGGCGGCCCCGCCGATCCGGTCTGGACCTACTTCCTGGCCGGAGCCAAGCAATGGGCCAAGGACACCGGCAACACCGTCAACACCTCGTTCCACAATGGCGACGTCGCCTCCCAGCAGGAAGCGGTTCGCGCCGCCCTCTCGGCCAAGGCCGACGGCATCGTCACCACCAGCCCCGATCCGGGCAGCCTCGTCGAGATCGTCAAGGAAGCCCGCGCCGCCAACATCCCGATCATCAACTTCAACACGCCCGATCCAAAAGCCAATTTCAACGCCTATGTCGGCGGCGACAACGTCACCTTCGGCAAGCACTGGGCGCAGTATCTGGTCGACAAGGGCCTGGTGAAGAAGGGCGACTTCGTCTGGATGCCGGTCGAGATCCCCGGCGCCACCTATGGCGTCCAGGAAGAGGAAGGCATCAAGAGCGTCTTCGGACCGCTCGGCATCACCTATGAAGTGACCGAGGCGACGCTCGACCAGGCCGAGGTGATCAACCGCATGGTCGACTACCTCACCGCCCACAAGGGCAAGGTCAAGGCCATCATCGGGCTGGGCGACCTGGTCACCGGCTCGATCAAGCGGGTGTTCGACCAGGTCGGCGTCAAGCCGGGCGAAATCCCCGTCGTCGGCTGGGGCAATTCGCTCGACACTACCCAGGAAGTGCTGAACGGCTACGTCAATGCCGGCCAGTGGCAGGATCCGCAGGCGACCAGCTATGTCGCGCTGTCGCTCGCCAACATGGCGGCGTCAGGCATTCCTCCGGGCTTCAACGTCATCACCGGCGCGCTCTATGAGAAGGACACCGCCGCCGTCTACGACAAGATCCTGTCCGGCAAATAAACCGCGATCCTGACGCCGCGCGCATCTGGCGCGCGGCGCCAGATATCTTTCTGCGCCGCGACCTGTCCATCGGAGGCGGTGGAGATCGCGGCCCGTTCCAACCATGTCGCGGGTTCCCAGTGGAAAATCATTCGCTTGTCCAACGCCTGATTGCGCGGCCTGAATTCGGTCCCTTCGTGCTGCTCGTCGTCGAGATCGGCGTTTTCTGGGGCTTCAATCACGACTTCCTATCGCCGCAGAACATTTCCAACACGCTGGCCTTCACGGTCGAGCTCGGCCTGATCGCGCTGGCGATGACCTTGCTGATGACGTCAGGCGAATTCGACCTGTCCGTCGGCTCCCTGTTCGGCTTCTCGCCGGTGCTGATGTGGACGCTGTTCAACAGCGGCGTCACCTCGCTGGAAATGGGCTTCGTCGCCGCGCTGGTGGTTGCCGCCTTGATCGGCCTGGTCAATGGCTGGTTCGTCACGCAGCTCAAGATCCCATCCTTCCTGGTGACGCTCGGCATGCTGCTCGTGGTACGCGGCAGCGCCCTTTTCATCACCGACGGTTTCCCGCAGCGCACCTGGAGCGCGGAAGGCAGCTGGCTGGCCGAAGCGCTGGTCGGTGACTTCTTCATCGGGCCGTTCCGCATCTACATGTCGCTGTTCTGGTTCATCGCCGCGGCGATCGCGCTCGGCTACGTGCTGACGCAAAGCCGAACCGGCAACTGGATCCAGGCGGCGGGCGGCAATCCCAACGCGGCGCGCGCCCGCGGCGTCAATGTCAACCGCGTCAAGATCGGGCTGTTCGTGCTGTCGTCGCTCATGGCTTCGCTGGCCGGCGTCATCTCCTCGCTGCGCACCTCGGCCGCCAACCCCAACAGCGGCACCGGCTACGAGCTCGAAGTCATCGCCATGGTGGTGATCGGCGGCACGGCGCTGACCGGCGGGCGCGGCACCATCATCGGCACCGTGCTCG from Mesorhizobium sp. 113-3-3 encodes the following:
- a CDS encoding substrate-binding domain-containing protein, giving the protein MLKRLRLVLYGLLVALTVIPAAAQAKTFYWISHGGPADPVWTYFLAGAKQWAKDTGNTVNTSFHNGDVASQQEAVRAALSAKADGIVTTSPDPGSLVEIVKEARAANIPIINFNTPDPKANFNAYVGGDNVTFGKHWAQYLVDKGLVKKGDFVWMPVEIPGATYGVQEEEGIKSVFGPLGITYEVTEATLDQAEVINRMVDYLTAHKGKVKAIIGLGDLVTGSIKRVFDQVGVKPGEIPVVGWGNSLDTTQEVLNGYVNAGQWQDPQATSYVALSLANMAASGIPPGFNVITGALYEKDTAAVYDKILSGK
- a CDS encoding ABC transporter permease; the protein is MENHSLVQRLIARPEFGPFVLLVVEIGVFWGFNHDFLSPQNISNTLAFTVELGLIALAMTLLMTSGEFDLSVGSLFGFSPVLMWTLFNSGVTSLEMGFVAALVVAALIGLVNGWFVTQLKIPSFLVTLGMLLVVRGSALFITDGFPQRTWSAEGSWLAEALVGDFFIGPFRIYMSLFWFIAAAIALGYVLTQSRTGNWIQAAGGNPNAARARGVNVNRVKIGLFVLSSLMASLAGVISSLRTSAANPNSGTGYELEVIAMVVIGGTALTGGRGTIIGTVLGILILRVMRNGIVLIGVPGLAYNIFIGAIILGMMALHSWLERRHQAGT